The nucleotide window CGAAGAGACCCGTGGCGAGGAGGCCTGCGAATCCCACCCCTTAGAGCGTTGCGGATCTGCCGGGCGGATGGTGGATGGATTCCCATCGCTCCGAAGCGGTCTGCTCTGCATAGGATTCGGGTTCATGATGAATGCTCCATGCCGAGCGTCGAGATCTACACCTGGCGCACCTGTCCGTTTTGTATCCGTGCCAAGCAGCTGCTGGATCGCAAGGGCGTTGCTTACACGGAGTACTCCGTTGACGGCGATGAGCCGGCCCGCGATGCCATGGCTGCGCGTGGGAATGGCCGCCGCAGTGTTCCCCAGATCTTCATCGCAGATCAGCACATCGGGGGATGCGACGAACTCCACGCTCTTGAAAGGGCCGGGACACTCGATGCCCTGCTCTCCTGAGGAACGGATTCACTGATCTCGTGATGCGCCATCTGTTCGTGCTGGATCCGCTGGAGCGGATCAACCCCGCCAAGGACTCCACAGCGGCGCTGATGCAGGCGGCCTTCCGCGCCTCTTTGGAGGTGTGGGCTTGCACCCCTGCTGATCTCATCGCCCTCGGTGATGAGCCTCTGGCGATGGCTGCCCCGGTCCAGCCCGATCCTTGGGTGAGGGCCGGAGACCGTGAGCGCTTGCCCCTCAACACCTTCAAGGTGATCTGGATGCGGAAGGACCCGCCGGTGGATGAGGCCTATCTCTATGCCACCCATCTGCTGGATGTGGCTGAGCGTGCGGGGGTGTGTGTGCTCAACAGACCGTCCTCCTTGCGCAGCTGGAACGAAAAGCTGGGCGCCCTGCGATTCAGTCGCTGGATGGCCCCCACCCTGGTCTCCGGCCGGGTTGGAGAACTGCAGGCTTTTGCGGAGGAGCAGGGGGAAATCGTTCTCAAGCCTCTGGGTGGCAGGGCTGGCCTGGGGGTGATTCGGGTGTCATCGCAGGCGCCGGGGCTGGGCGCTTTGCTGGAGCTGGTTACTGAGCAGGAACGTCTTCCCGTGATGGCGCAACGTTTTCTGGCCTCAGTGTCCGAGGGCGACAAACGCATTCTTCTGGTGGATGGTGAGCCGTTGGGAGCGATCAATCGCCGTCCTGCGGCCGGTGAATTCCGCAGCAATCTGGCTGTGGGAGGTCAGCCGGAGCCCACCGTGCTCAGTGAACGGGAATGTCAGATCTGTGCCGCGCTAGCCCCGGCACTGCGGGCCGAGGGTTTGTTTTTTGTGGGCATCGATGTGATCGGTGGGATGCTCAGTGAGATCAACGTCACCAGTCCAACCGGCATTCGAGAAGTGGAACGGCTGATGGATCAACCCCTTGCTGATCAGGTGATTGAGCGGCTGCAGCAACTGCGTAGCTAACGCGTCACAGGCGAGGCAACGGAGGATCGAGAGGGTTGGAACCCTGTTGTGATTGGAGGTCCAACTGATCGGCCAGCACGGTCAGTTTGAGAGCAACTTCCTGCAGCTCCCGTTCCGCCACTGACCCCCTCACCAGTCCGGCTCCAGCGGTGAGGTCGAGTTGAGAACCGTGGGCGTGGCCGCAGCGGATGGCAACCCGCAGTTCGGCGTCGCCGGCACTGTCAATCCAGCCGATTGGAGCCGCATAGCCTCCGCGCTCGAAGGGCTCAAGGCTGCGCAGCCAACCCATGGCCTGGCGTCTGGGGAGACCTGCTACCGCTGGTGTGGGGTGCAGGGCACCAGCCAGACTCAGCGGCAACTGTTCCTCGGCCGCCGCTGTAATTGGCGTGTGGAGATGCATCAACCGTCCGTGCCGAGCGAGTTGGGGGCGCCTTGGTCTGCGGGGGGTCAGCCCGAGGCTCTTCAGGTGATCAGTGATCGCCTGCACCACTAATTCATGTTCTCTGCGGTCCTTCTCGGAATTCAGAAGCGACTCTCCGGTTTCAAGCCGACCGGCTGTCCCGGCCAGAGCATCGCTGCGGAGTTGTCCATTGCGCAGACTGAGCAACCGTTCAGGAGAGGCTCCAAAAAAGGAGTCCTGCGCGTCACGCTGCCAGAGGAAGCGACAGCTGCCGGCCTGCTGGTGCCGCAATCGATCAAGCAGCGGCAGGGGATTGAGGGGCGCGCTGAGTTGAATCGATTGCCGAACGGCCAGCACGAGCTTGTGGAGTTCACCCTGGTTCACCAGCTCCAACCCCCGTTCAAGGGCCGACGCGTAGCGCGATTCCCAATCGCCAGGGCTGACACTGCCCCGCACCGTTTCCGGCCACGGTTCTGACAGCTGGGGCTGGGCTTGAAGCCGCTCGGCCATCAACCAAAGCGTTTCGATCAGCAGGCGGACGTCTTCGATTTCGTGGGCGACCCCGTGGATCCGAAGCCAGCACTGGCGACCCTGACGACTCAGTTGCCATCGGGGCAGCACGGCCTGCACGGAGGGCATGCCTCCCCTGGGCTGCTGTTCGCTCGGCTGCTCGAAAAACGAAAAGGCCAGAAGGATGCGGGATCGGGCCTGCGCCGGTGCATCCGGAGAGCCTTCCACGACCCTGCAAAGGGTGGCATCGCAGAAACGCTGTGCTAGTTCGAATCGTTTCGGACCGGCGAGATCCAGGTGGTGGCAGCGACCAGACGCGGCCAGGCACAGACCCGGTGCCCCGTCCCAGAGGAAGCGGAAGGGGTCGGAGGATCGCAGGTCTGGCAGGTGCCGCAGGGGATCGAGGCCGCCGATGGGGACGGCCAGACTCATTACACAGTCCTCACCCTGGCGCTGCTCCCAGGCCTGCAGGGCCTGCTGGAGCCGATCGCCGAAGCGCATCGCCATCGAGCTGGGGAAGGACTCGGCCGACATCCGGGCGGCAGTGTTGAAAGGGTGCTGCTCAAATGTATGAGTCTTGATGAGGACTCAAGGGGTCCAGTCCATGTCAGATCGCCAGGCTGTTGCAACCCTTCACTCCCCGGATGCGGAACGACGGCGTCTTTGGAAGGCGGCTATCAAGTGGCCGATGTACTCCGTGGCGGTGATGCCCATGCTTCTGGCCCTGGGCTGGAGGATCGGCGCCGGCCTTCCGGTGCGTTGGGGACAGGCCATCGCATTTCTTGTGGCAGCCGTCTTGCTGCTGCTTTGGGAAAATCTCAGCAACGATCTATTCGATGCCGACACCGGGGTGGATGTTGAGGGCAAACCCCATTCCGTGGTGGCGTTGTTGGGACGACGACGGCCGGTCCGCCAGCTGGCGCATGGCGCCCTGGTGGCGGGATTGCTGTTGATGGCGGTGATCGCCTTGCGCAGCAGCGTCTGGGTGCTGGGCCTGGTGCTGCTGTGCTGCCTTCTGGGTTACCTCTATCAGGGTCCTCCCTTTCGTTTGGGATACCTCGGACTGGGTGAGCCCCTGTGCTGGATGGCCTTTGGTCCACTGGCCACTGCATCAGCTCTGATGGTGCTCACCCCGGTTCAGCCTGTCGCCGCGATGGCAACGGTGCCCTGGGCCTCAGCCCTGGCGCTCGGATCGGGTCCTGCGATCGCCACCACCCTGGTGCTGTTCTGCTCCCATTTCCATCAGGTGGAGACGGATGCTCGTCACGGCAAGCGCTCGCCCGTGGTGCGGATGGGAACGGCCCGCGCTGCGGCGCTCGTTCCCTGGTTCATTGCGGGCACCCTCGCTCTGGAATGGGTGCCGGTTCTGGATGGACATTGGCCGCTGACGGCCTTGCTGGGAGGCCTGGGCTTGCCTGCAGCTTCAGCTCTCATCCGTCTGCTGCGCGACCACCACCGGAATGCGGAGAGGATCGCCGGCAGCAAATTCCTGGCCCTGCGCTTCCAGGCGCTCAATGGGGTGGGGCTCAGCGTCGGCTTGGCGATCGGACCCCGGTTCGAGGCCGCTGTTCATCAGCTGATCTGAAGGCATGACTCTGCAGCTGGCGTTTCGTCCCTACGCCTTTGATCTGAGTCGGCCGCTTGTGACCTCCCGTGGGAGTTGGCAGAGGCGCCGAGGCTGGTTGCTTCGGATTGTTGATTCTGGTTCCGGATCGATGGGATGGGGGGAGGTGTCCCCGCTCGATCCTGGCGGCCAACATCGTTGTGAGCACGTCCTCAGCGCTTGGTCTCTGAACGTATGCCGCTCCCGTCAGGCACTGGAGGTGCTGCTGCCGTCCCTTCCCGCCGCCCTGGCCTTCGCAATCGGGGCCGCGCTGGCAGAGCTCGACGGTGTGGTGGGTGATGCCCACGCCAACGGTCAGCGTTGGCGCCCGCCGCCGCCATCGGCCCAACTGCTCCCCGCCGGCCATGCCATGCCCGCAGCGCTTGAGGCCCTGCTCGCGCAGCATGGGGAGGTTGCGGGCGAAGCGTGCAGGGTGGAGCCGCTCACGCTGAAGTGGAAAGTGGCAGCTGCCGAGCCGGCTTTGGAGTGGAGGCTGCTGAGCCTGCTCCTCCAGCATCTTCCCGACAAGGCCCGGCTGCGTCTGGATGCCAACGGCGGCTGGGATCGGGCCACCGCGGATCGTTGGGCCGATGCCGTCGCGGACGATCCGCGTTTGGATTGGCTGGAGCAACCACTGGCGGCCAACGATCTTGAGGGATTGTCGCGGTTAGGGGAGAGGGTCCCCGTTGCCTTGGATGAATCCCTGGACCTAAACCCCGAGCTTCGTGAGCACTGGCCGGGTTGGCAGGTGCGGCGGCCTGTGTTGGAGGGTGATCCGAGACCCTTGCTTCAGGATCTGCAGAGAGGACGACCAAAGCTGATGCTGAGCACGGCGTTTGAAACCGGCATCGGTGCTCGCTGGCTTGCTCTGCTCGCCCAGTTGCAACAGCAGGGCCCCACACCTGTCGCCCCCGGCTTCGCACCTGGCTGGACCCCTTCAGGACCGTTGTTCGCCTCCGAGCCTGAGCAGGTCTGGGCCCATGCGTCGGAGGCAATGCCATGACTTCAGCTGTCGCCGTTCTGTGCGACCCCCTTAGCCCTGAGGACACCGCGATCCGCCTGCAGGCGGCCTTGGGCAAGGGACAGTGGGTGCGGCTGCTCGGCCGTGATCCTTCGGCGGACCGGGGATCTGTGCCTCCGGAGGCTGTTCAGTGGCCAGAGGCTGTTGGCTGGCCAGAAGGGCCTGGGCTGGTCTTGTCCAGTGGTGGCAGCACCGGAGGTCGATCCTTCTGCCTGCATCCTGTCGGCAACTTGGAGCGCTCAGCCCAGGCAACCGCCCACTGGCTTCGCTGCATCAGCATCGACCCCACCACGGCCTTGGTCTGGAATCCCCTCCCGTTTCACCATGTGAGCGGACTCATGCCCTGGTGGCGTGCATGCCAGTGGGGCGCTGCCCACGTCTGGTTGGCACCTGCGCTGATGAAACACCCGGCTCGACTGCTGGAACGCAGCGTGCAACACCCTGCCTGGCGGCAGAAGCCGATGCTGCTGTCGTTGGTTCCCACCCAGCTGCGGCGTCTGCTGGTTCACCCACGCGGTCGTCGTTGGTTGCAAGCGATGGATGTGATCTGGGTTGGAGGGGCGAGCTTGCCGGAGGATCTGGCTGCCGCCTCTCGTCAGGCCGGCCTGAAGTTGGCTCCGTGTTACGGCGCAACGGAAACTGCCGCGATGGTGACGGCCCAACGTCCCAGGGATTTTCTGACTGGTGGTACGAGCTGTGGCCAGCCTCTCGAGGACGTTGATCTCCAGGTGGGTGCGGACGGAGCCCTGGCTGTTCGCTGTGATCGCTTGGCCTTGGCAAGGGTTGACCATTCCGGCGAGCTGCATCCGCTCTCCGATTCACAGGGCTGGTGGTGGAGCGGTGATCGGGCCCGGCTTTCCGAGACAGCTGTTCAGCCACACCTGCATGTGCTGGGGCGCCGGGATGGCGCGATCCTCTCGGGAGGCGTCACGGTGTATCCACCCCAGCTCGAGGAGCGGTTGATGGCTGCGGCTCGTTCAGCGTCACTGCCGCTTGGAGCAGTGCTGCTGTTGGCTGTGTCGGATCGCGAGTGGGGCGAGCGGCTGGTGGCCCTGGTGCGCTGGAGTGGGGCTGATGGGGATTCTGAGGTTGCGGCGAGGTGTCTCGGGGGATTGAGAGCCCTCGTGTCTGACTGGATGCCTGCGGAGCGTCCAATCGCTTGGCATGAATGCGATGAACTCGAGCCGACGGCTGCAGGAAAATGGGAGCGTGCGCGTTGGCAGGTCTGGCTCCGATCGCTAGAAGCGGGACAGACCAGGCCCTGTGATGACTACGCTCTCCGACACCGAGATCAGTAACAGGAAGCTTGCCTCGGGTTTGCTGGGCGTCTTTCTTGGATCCTTCGGCGCGCACAAATTTGTTCTTGGTTTCACTAACGCCGGCATCATCATGTTGGTGGTGACTATTGCCGGTGGCATGGTCACCTGTGGTGTCGCCTCGTTTGTGATGGGGGTGATTGGACTGATCGAGGGAATCATCTATCTCACAAAAACCCCCGAGGAATTCCGTGAGCTTTATATCGACGCTCGGAAGCAATGGTTTTGATCAAACCTGTTCCTTTGGGGCCCAAGCGTGGAGTCGCATTTTTTTTACCGGCGGCTGCCCTCAGTTGTGTGCTGTTTGCCTCCCAGTCTCTGGATGGTTTTCATCCTCTTGGTGTTCTCCTCAGCCTGGCCCCTCTGCAGGTGGTTGCACTTCTCTGGGTGCGGGCTTCAGAGGCCACTGATGCTTCCAAGGGAAGACGCTTCTAGCCATCGATCAATCGCTTCCGGAAGTGCGCACCGCCGTCGGGATGTGTTGCTGATCGCTAGCTGACGAATCGAGCCGTGGGCGACATCCTGGTCATCCAATTGGAAGCGATAATGCACTTCGAAGCTTCCTGGATCGAGCCGCTGGGGAACAACCAGAACCTGGAGATGATCACCGCCATGCACCGGCTTGAGAAAGTCGGCACGACAGTGCACCACCGGTAAGGCAATCTCCGGCCATCGCTCCTGGCCGCGGCAGCCTGGAAACACAGCATGGGCTTCAACGCCGTAACGCTCAAGGCTCTCCTCCCAGGCCTCGTGGCACCAACGCAAAAGCTGATGAAAATGCATCACACCAGCAGCGTCGGTGTCGCCGAAGCGCACCTTTTTTGACAATTTCAGCCAGCTGGAGGAATCAGCGATCAACGGATCCCATGATCACGTCGATCGAACCAAGGATCGCCATGATGTCGGCCACCTTGTGTCCCTTGAGGATGTGGGGAAGGATCTGCAGGTTGTTGCTGTCCGCGGCCCGAATCTTGAAACGCCAGGGAGTGACGTCGTTATTCCCTTGGATGAAAATCCCGATTTCCCCTTTGCCTGATTCCAGGCGGGTGTAAAGCTCACCGTTCGGAATCTTGAATGTGGGAGCCACTTTCTTGGCCACGTATTGGTAATCGAAACCGGCGAATTCGCTGTCTTTACCTTCGGCCATACGACGAGCTTCCACGTTTTCGGTGGGCCCACCGGGGATCATGTCGCAGGCTTGACGAAGAATCTTTAGGGATTGGCGCATCTCCTCAATGCGCACCCGATAACGGGCGAAGCAGTCGCCTTCCTTCTCCCAGGCCACATCCCAATCGAAATCGTCGTAGCACTCGTAATGGTCAACCTTGCGCAGGTCCCAGGGCACGCCTGACGCTCTGAGCATCGGCCCGGAGAGGCTCCAGTTGATGGCTTCATCCTTGCCGATTACACCCAGACCTTCAATACGGCGCCGGAAGATCGGGTTGTTGGTGATCAGCTTCTCGTATTCATCGATCTTCGGGCCGAACCAGTCGCAGAAATCACGACACTTCTCCAGCCAGCCCCAGGGGAGATCGGCGGCCACGCCCCCGATGCGGAAGTAATTGTTGTTGATCAGCCGCTGGCCGGTGGCGGCTTCCCAGAGGTCGTAGATCATCTCCCTTTCCCGGAAGATGTAGAAGAAGGGAGTCTGAGCGCCCACATCAGCCAGGAAGGGACCCAGCCAGAGCAGATGGTTGGCAATGCGGTTCAGTTCCAGCATCAGCACCCGGATGTAGCTGGCGCGCTTGGGCACTGGAATGTTGGCCAGTTTTTCCGGGGCGTTGACCACGACGGCCTCGTAGAACATCCCCGCCGCGTAGTCCATGCGGCTCACATAGGGCACGAACATCACGTTCGTGCGGTTCTCCGCGATCTTCTCCATGCCGCGGTGGAGATAGCCGATCACTGGCTCGCAATCGACGACGTCCTCGCCGTCAAGGGTCACCACCAGCCGCAACACCCCGTGCATGGAGGGGTGATGGGGGCCGAAGTTGACCACCATCGGCTCCGTGCGCGTTTCCAGCTGCGTCATGGGGCCGGTACAGAACATTCGTGTTGGGATCTTAGGAAGGACCCATGCCCGATCAGCTTCCCGAGACCGATTCAGCCTTTCAGCATGTGCCGGTGCTGGCCGATGTTCTGTTGAAGACGTTGGACCAGGAGCCCAGTGACCACTGGCAGTCTGGCCTGGTTGTGGATGCCACCCTGGGCGGAGGCGGGCACAGCAGTCTGTTGCTGGACCGTTATCCAGGGTTGCGCTTGATCGGGCTCGACCAGGACGCCACAGCGAGAGCGGCGGCCGCAGCGCGTCTCCGCCCCTGGCAGGAACGGGTCACCATCGTGGCCACCAACTTTGCTGATTACAGCCCTCCTGGGTCGGCATCCCTGGTTCTGGCGGACCTTGGCGTCAGCAGTCCCCAGCTCGATGTGGCGCAGCGGGGGTTCAGTTTTCGCCTCGATGGTCCCCTCGACATGCGCATGAATCCGGAGGGTGGGGGTGAGACGGCGGCGCAGTTGATCGAACGCTTGAAGGAATCCGACCTGGCTGACCTGATCTACGCCTATGGCGAGGAACGCCTGTCTCGCCGGATCGCACGCCGGATCAAGGCGGATCTGGCGGTGCAGGGGACCTATTCAGGGACTGCCGCGCTTGCCTACGCGATCGCCGGTTGCTACCCACCCAAGGCCCGACGTGGGCGGATCCACCCGGCGACGCGTACGTTTCAGGCCCTGCGCATTGCCGTGAATCACGAGCTGGCAGCGCTCGATCGCTTGCTTGAGCAGTCCCCGGACTGGCTTCAGCCTGGCGGGATGCTGGCGATCATCAGCTTTCATTCTCTTGAAGATCGGCGCGTCAAGACAGCTTTTTTGCAGGATGAACGGTTGGAACGCATCACCCGCCGACCGCTGACGGCCTCTGAAGATGAACAGGAAAGAAATGCACGAAGCCGCAGCGCCAAGTTGCGCATTGCCAGGCGTCGATCAGCTTCAGTCGACAGTTCAGAGCGTGGTTGAAGCGTCGCTTCTGAGCAAGCCAGTGTGATCGGTTGTTCCGAAGAGCTGGCGGTAAGCCGCCGTTGTGATGCAGGCCACCACCGGGGCGGCCACCAGAAGGCCCACTCCGCAGAGAATCGTGCCGATCACGATGATCACAGCATCGACGATCAACAGCAGCACCACCCACCACCAAGATGGATCAACGGCATCACGGCCGCGCTGAATGGTTTCAAAAGGTCTGTGCTGTTCGAGTAGGGCCACATAGGGCAAGAACATCTGGTTCACCGAGAGATAGATGAACAGAACCAGCGTGATGATTCCTGGGAGCCAGATCAATGCTTCATTGAGTTGGCCAAGTCCGAAGGCCACACCCAGTCCCACGGCCAGAATGACTAAAAACACAATATTCAGCGCGATCGAACGCACGAACAGCCGACCAGCTGCGGAACCATCCCAGCGAGAAAAATCTAAAAAGTCAGGTTTTGTTCCCTCAAGGGCAATCCATGATCCGCGCACCATGCCAATCACTCCCCAAAGGTTGATCAATACCGATCCAATCACTCCTGTGATGGTCAAGAGAATGACGATTGGTCCTTCGATGTATGTACTGGGCGCATTGGCGACCAGCTGAAAGATCACTGAAAGAATGCCAACAAGCAGAGTGAAAAGGATGAAAGACCAAGGGGCTTTCGTGAACGCACTCCAGCCGTCTTCAACAGCTCGAAGAACGTGAAGCCGTCCATTGCTGGGTGCTGTTGTCATGGAACAGGCTTCTCAATTGTTCGGAAGGTAACCGTTTTGACGGATTTTTCCAGGTTTTGTGATGTGTTCAAACGCTTGGCTTGCTCATTGGCTCCCGTCTAGCTGGGAGATGCATGCTGCAATCACCTCCACAGCGCGATTGATGTCTGTGGCTGTTGTGGTTCGACCCAGGCTCAAACGTAAGGAGGCTTCCGCTTCAACTCGACTGCGACCGATCGCCTGCAGGACGTGGGACGGTTTCCCTCTGCTGCAAGCGGAGCCGCTGCTGCAGGCCAGAGAGCGCTTGAGGCATCGATGCAAACGGTTGCCCGAGAC belongs to Synechococcus sp. WH 7805 and includes:
- the grxC gene encoding glutaredoxin 3 yields the protein MPSVEIYTWRTCPFCIRAKQLLDRKGVAYTEYSVDGDEPARDAMAARGNGRRSVPQIFIADQHIGGCDELHALERAGTLDALLS
- the gshB gene encoding glutathione synthase, giving the protein MRHLFVLDPLERINPAKDSTAALMQAAFRASLEVWACTPADLIALGDEPLAMAAPVQPDPWVRAGDRERLPLNTFKVIWMRKDPPVDEAYLYATHLLDVAERAGVCVLNRPSSLRSWNEKLGALRFSRWMAPTLVSGRVGELQAFAEEQGEIVLKPLGGRAGLGVIRVSSQAPGLGALLELVTEQERLPVMAQRFLASVSEGDKRILLVDGEPLGAINRRPAAGEFRSNLAVGGQPEPTVLSERECQICAALAPALRAEGLFFVGIDVIGGMLSEINVTSPTGIREVERLMDQPLADQVIERLQQLRS
- a CDS encoding isochorismate synthase MenF; amino-acid sequence: MSAESFPSSMAMRFGDRLQQALQAWEQRQGEDCVMSLAVPIGGLDPLRHLPDLRSSDPFRFLWDGAPGLCLAASGRCHHLDLAGPKRFELAQRFCDATLCRVVEGSPDAPAQARSRILLAFSFFEQPSEQQPRGGMPSVQAVLPRWQLSRQGRQCWLRIHGVAHEIEDVRLLIETLWLMAERLQAQPQLSEPWPETVRGSVSPGDWESRYASALERGLELVNQGELHKLVLAVRQSIQLSAPLNPLPLLDRLRHQQAGSCRFLWQRDAQDSFFGASPERLLSLRNGQLRSDALAGTAGRLETGESLLNSEKDRREHELVVQAITDHLKSLGLTPRRPRRPQLARHGRLMHLHTPITAAAEEQLPLSLAGALHPTPAVAGLPRRQAMGWLRSLEPFERGGYAAPIGWIDSAGDAELRVAIRCGHAHGSQLDLTAGAGLVRGSVAERELQEVALKLTVLADQLDLQSQQGSNPLDPPLPRL
- the menA gene encoding 2-carboxy-1,4-naphthoquinone phytyltransferase — protein: MSDRQAVATLHSPDAERRRLWKAAIKWPMYSVAVMPMLLALGWRIGAGLPVRWGQAIAFLVAAVLLLLWENLSNDLFDADTGVDVEGKPHSVVALLGRRRPVRQLAHGALVAGLLLMAVIALRSSVWVLGLVLLCCLLGYLYQGPPFRLGYLGLGEPLCWMAFGPLATASALMVLTPVQPVAAMATVPWASALALGSGPAIATTLVLFCSHFHQVETDARHGKRSPVVRMGTARAAALVPWFIAGTLALEWVPVLDGHWPLTALLGGLGLPAASALIRLLRDHHRNAERIAGSKFLALRFQALNGVGLSVGLAIGPRFEAAVHQLI
- the menC gene encoding o-succinylbenzoate synthase, with protein sequence MTLQLAFRPYAFDLSRPLVTSRGSWQRRRGWLLRIVDSGSGSMGWGEVSPLDPGGQHRCEHVLSAWSLNVCRSRQALEVLLPSLPAALAFAIGAALAELDGVVGDAHANGQRWRPPPPSAQLLPAGHAMPAALEALLAQHGEVAGEACRVEPLTLKWKVAAAEPALEWRLLSLLLQHLPDKARLRLDANGGWDRATADRWADAVADDPRLDWLEQPLAANDLEGLSRLGERVPVALDESLDLNPELREHWPGWQVRRPVLEGDPRPLLQDLQRGRPKLMLSTAFETGIGARWLALLAQLQQQGPTPVAPGFAPGWTPSGPLFASEPEQVWAHASEAMP
- a CDS encoding AMP-binding protein — its product is MTSAVAVLCDPLSPEDTAIRLQAALGKGQWVRLLGRDPSADRGSVPPEAVQWPEAVGWPEGPGLVLSSGGSTGGRSFCLHPVGNLERSAQATAHWLRCISIDPTTALVWNPLPFHHVSGLMPWWRACQWGAAHVWLAPALMKHPARLLERSVQHPAWRQKPMLLSLVPTQLRRLLVHPRGRRWLQAMDVIWVGGASLPEDLAAASRQAGLKLAPCYGATETAAMVTAQRPRDFLTGGTSCGQPLEDVDLQVGADGALAVRCDRLALARVDHSGELHPLSDSQGWWWSGDRARLSETAVQPHLHVLGRRDGAILSGGVTVYPPQLEERLMAAARSASLPLGAVLLLAVSDREWGERLVALVRWSGADGDSEVAARCLGGLRALVSDWMPAERPIAWHECDELEPTAAGKWERARWQVWLRSLEAGQTRPCDDYALRHRDQ
- a CDS encoding TM2 domain-containing protein → MTTLSDTEISNRKLASGLLGVFLGSFGAHKFVLGFTNAGIIMLVVTIAGGMVTCGVASFVMGVIGLIEGIIYLTKTPEEFRELYIDARKQWF
- a CDS encoding thioesterase family protein encodes the protein MIADSSSWLKLSKKVRFGDTDAAGVMHFHQLLRWCHEAWEESLERYGVEAHAVFPGCRGQERWPEIALPVVHCRADFLKPVHGGDHLQVLVVPQRLDPGSFEVHYRFQLDDQDVAHGSIRQLAISNTSRRRCALPEAIDRWLEASSLGSISGL
- a CDS encoding NAD(P)H-quinone oxidoreductase subunit H, with the translated sequence MTQLETRTEPMVVNFGPHHPSMHGVLRLVVTLDGEDVVDCEPVIGYLHRGMEKIAENRTNVMFVPYVSRMDYAAGMFYEAVVVNAPEKLANIPVPKRASYIRVLMLELNRIANHLLWLGPFLADVGAQTPFFYIFREREMIYDLWEAATGQRLINNNYFRIGGVAADLPWGWLEKCRDFCDWFGPKIDEYEKLITNNPIFRRRIEGLGVIGKDEAINWSLSGPMLRASGVPWDLRKVDHYECYDDFDWDVAWEKEGDCFARYRVRIEEMRQSLKILRQACDMIPGGPTENVEARRMAEGKDSEFAGFDYQYVAKKVAPTFKIPNGELYTRLESGKGEIGIFIQGNNDVTPWRFKIRAADSNNLQILPHILKGHKVADIMAILGSIDVIMGSVDR
- the rsmH gene encoding 16S rRNA (cytosine(1402)-N(4))-methyltransferase RsmH, yielding MPDQLPETDSAFQHVPVLADVLLKTLDQEPSDHWQSGLVVDATLGGGGHSSLLLDRYPGLRLIGLDQDATARAAAAARLRPWQERVTIVATNFADYSPPGSASLVLADLGVSSPQLDVAQRGFSFRLDGPLDMRMNPEGGGETAAQLIERLKESDLADLIYAYGEERLSRRIARRIKADLAVQGTYSGTAALAYAIAGCYPPKARRGRIHPATRTFQALRIAVNHELAALDRLLEQSPDWLQPGGMLAIISFHSLEDRRVKTAFLQDERLERITRRPLTASEDEQERNARSRSAKLRIARRRSASVDSSERG